The segment GTTCTCGTGTTTGGGTTTGCCGTCCCCAATGCGTTCGCACAACTGCGTCGACTGGCCGATCCGGTGATCATCGAGCCGGGAGCGCTGCGACGCGTTCGTGTGTTTGGCGCTTTGGATGTAGCGGCTGGCAGAGCGAGCTCTGAAGATGGAGAAGCTCAGGAAGTTGCCGGCGCGGTTCTTAAAACGGATCCCGATCTCGAAGCGTTGCTCGACAAAGCCAACCGTCATGCAAGCGAAGGTAACTTTCGTGTCGCCACACGTCTGTGGCAGGCGGTGCTCGAACGCAGCGGCGATTCGCTCTACAGCGAAGACGAAATCAACTACTACTCGATCAGTGATCAGGTCGAGCAGATTCTTGCCCAGCTTCCTGCCGAAGCGTTGGATATTTATCGTGTGACGGCGGATGCGTCTGCGAAACAGATTTTGGCCGAAGCCGATGATCCGAACGACATTGCAGCATTGATGCGAGTTGCAGGGAACTTTTTCGTTAGCTCTGAAGGAGACGACGCCGCGTTTCGGTTGGGTTGTCTGTACCTTGACCGTCACGATTTTTCAGGAGCGCTTCGCGTGTTCAGGAAGATCGCGTCCCAGCATCCTGACCCTTCAGTTTCGCTCGACGAAGTCCATGCCAGGATCGCGATTTGCCATGCGTTTATGGGGAACCCGGATTTGGCTCGCGATTCGCTTTCGGCCGGTCGTGGATACGGCGCCGATTCGGCAGCGATCGATGCTGTTGAGCGTTCGATTGTCAGCATCGCGCCAACGGACACGCGTGATGCAGCGCTCTCTCAGTGGAAGACTTCGCACGGAAATTCAAAGCGGCTTGCGGCGATGCCGTCTCTTCCAGATTCCTCGTTCACGGTGGATCAGGTTGCAAAGTGGCAGTTCTTTGTGCCGCCGCGCGACGATCGATACATCAGTCGCCCGGAAACGATCGGCAAAGTGCTTGCCGGCGAAAAAAGCCATGGCGAGTACGCTGCCTCGACTCGCAATCCGGTCGAGAAAAAGATGGTTGCTGAGTGGGCTGAGAAAGGCTGGCGTCCGGCAGGCCATCTGCTGTTTGACGAAAACCAGATCTATTTCAAGGCACCTGCAGACGTGATCGCGTTTGACCGAAAAAAGATCGCGGACTTGATTGCCTCTTCGCCCGATCCTCTGCAAGACAAATCATCCGAACCCAGAAGCACAGGTTTTGACATCGAAGATTTTGCTTCCTGGCGCAGTGTTTGGCGAAACGTGTTTGAGGTTGATCCGGCGACGACTCGCAAGCAGCAACTTTCTGGCGCGCGGCAAAGAATCAATATTCGTCGCACGGGCCGTCAGGTCAATTCGGCGACCAAGCTGGCTCTGTTCCCGAAAACGATGCACTTTGATGACCTGATTCACCAGCAAATGTCGATGCTTGACGGAGTCGTTTATACGATCGAAGGCAAATCATTCAATGATCGCAGCAGACACGCGGCCGCGCGACAGGTGAACCATGGCTGGAACGTGAACTTTCGCCGGACGCGTACCAATTTCCTGACGGCTTACGAAAGTGAGTCGGGGCGAATGCTGTGGCGGTTGCCGCGAGTCAACATTCCCGAGTCGCCTTCCTATGATCCGACGAAAAAACCTGAGGACATCGACGAGACTGATCGCTGGCTTCGCAGTGGCGGAATGATGGCGGCACCGGTCAAGTTCGCGGATCTGCTAATCGTTCCAGTGAATCAGAACGGAGCCATTCATCTTTATGGAATCGATCCGGCGAACGAAGGCCAAACTGTTTGGTCGGCGTTTCTGTGCGACGAGCCCGAAACGGGTTCGGTGGCGACGTCTCCGATCAACTTGACGATTGACGGCAGCGACCTGTTTGTGACTTGCGGGACGGGAGTCCTGTTTGTGGTCGATCCGACGACCGGGAAAATTCGCTTTGCAAAACGCTATACACGCTCGGGTGAGACCAATGATTTACTGCGTCGCTCGTTCAATTCGATCATGACAGACTTCGACGGTTGGAGCAGTGACGTGATCCTGCCTAATGGTCGCGAGTTAATTTGTCTGTGCAGCGATACGGATGAGATCGTTGCGATCGATCGCAATAACGGTTCGATGGTTTGGAAAACGAGTTTGCGACCATACGGCGCGAAAGTTGACTACATCATTGGAGCCTGGGGAGATCTGTTGTACCTCGGCGGCAAGCAGACCATCATCGCGATCGATCTCAAAGCCGAAGGTTACGTTGCGTGGGGTGGCGAGCCGATGTTCGATGGCTCAAACTCGACAGGCCGTGGCATGGTGACGCCGCAAGGAGTCTTCGTGCCGGTCGGCAACGCGATCTGGCGGTTCGGACTCAAGGCCAAAAAGGGCCGCGCGGAAGTTCTGAATCAGGTCGAAGCTTTCCTGGGAACGGAAGCTCCGGTTGGAAATTTATATAGCGATGGCGAGCGAATCTGGGTGCACGGTGCATCTCGACTGTACGCGTTGTCACCGAAAGAGGAATAGAGTTGAACCTGATCGCTGAAAATTCCGGAATCTTGCAGTGGCTTGTTGGCGAACGCCCCGACCGCACGGGAACGCCTGCGCTGCAGTGGGCGAACCTTCCCGAGTCCTGGGGCGTGTTTGTGCTGATCGCGATCGTCGGGCTTTTATGCTACGGAGTGTTCTGGCTTTACAAACGCGAGATCAACACCTGTCCGATGCCGGTCAAAATGTTGATGGCCGGGATTCGCCTGTTTGTGTTGCTGTTGTTGGTGCTACTGTTTCTCAAACCATCGCTCTATTTTCAAAAAGTCGACGAAGTTCGACCGCCGATCGAGTTGCTGCGCGATTCCAGTTTGTCGCTGGCACGCGGGGATTTGTATCGCAATGACGAACAGGTCAAACTGTTGGCTGGATTGACCGGGCTGGATGCGGATTCGATCGACGCCGGATCGATTTCACGAACCGAGTTGTTGAATCGTGCTTTTGAAAAGCACCCGGAAATTCTGGAGCAAATGCGACTCAAGGGCCCCGTGCATGTCGTGGACTTTGCAGATGGCTCCACGCCGTACGAGCTGATTCCATCGATCACGCAAGAAGACCTCGACCAGGCTGCCGCGGGCAAGGGCTCTGATGAACAGGATTCGGCGGTGGAAGACTCGCCTGTTAAAGAAGATCCGGCAACGGAATCTGTCGATGTAAAATTGCCGGAACTGATTGCGTCGGGCGCCGCGACCGACATCTGGCAGGCGCTAAAGAATGTGCTCGATGCGACAACGACGCCGTCATCGATCGTGTTGATCAGCGAAGGCCAGCACAACGGCAATGGTGATCCGTTGGAG is part of the Mariniblastus fucicola genome and harbors:
- a CDS encoding outer membrane protein assembly factor BamB family protein yields the protein MKAIPCIRILAVTVLVFGFAVPNAFAQLRRLADPVIIEPGALRRVRVFGALDVAAGRASSEDGEAQEVAGAVLKTDPDLEALLDKANRHASEGNFRVATRLWQAVLERSGDSLYSEDEINYYSISDQVEQILAQLPAEALDIYRVTADASAKQILAEADDPNDIAALMRVAGNFFVSSEGDDAAFRLGCLYLDRHDFSGALRVFRKIASQHPDPSVSLDEVHARIAICHAFMGNPDLARDSLSAGRGYGADSAAIDAVERSIVSIAPTDTRDAALSQWKTSHGNSKRLAAMPSLPDSSFTVDQVAKWQFFVPPRDDRYISRPETIGKVLAGEKSHGEYAASTRNPVEKKMVAEWAEKGWRPAGHLLFDENQIYFKAPADVIAFDRKKIADLIASSPDPLQDKSSEPRSTGFDIEDFASWRSVWRNVFEVDPATTRKQQLSGARQRINIRRTGRQVNSATKLALFPKTMHFDDLIHQQMSMLDGVVYTIEGKSFNDRSRHAAARQVNHGWNVNFRRTRTNFLTAYESESGRMLWRLPRVNIPESPSYDPTKKPEDIDETDRWLRSGGMMAAPVKFADLLIVPVNQNGAIHLYGIDPANEGQTVWSAFLCDEPETGSVATSPINLTIDGSDLFVTCGTGVLFVVDPTTGKIRFAKRYTRSGETNDLLRRSFNSIMTDFDGWSSDVILPNGRELICLCSDTDEIVAIDRNNGSMVWKTSLRPYGAKVDYIIGAWGDLLYLGGKQTIIAIDLKAEGYVAWGGEPMFDGSNSTGRGMVTPQGVFVPVGNAIWRFGLKAKKGRAEVLNQVEAFLGTEAPVGNLYSDGERIWVHGASRLYALSPKEE